The following are from one region of the Magallana gigas chromosome 6, xbMagGiga1.1, whole genome shotgun sequence genome:
- the LOC105322760 gene encoding uridine diphosphate glucose pyrophosphatase NUDT14 isoform X2: protein MKTDPDQIIKKRKQNCSKRNLAVTDQAMENISDVTVEECTKSRYITPMRLKYKQNKEDKCWDLISEHDDVAVLLLNKSTDSFIFVRQFRPAIYLNNSKTEQKNDEVIIDTDKFPGSLGITYELCAGLIDKDVSPTEIAKMEIHEECGFDVPMESIEHVTSYRSGVGTTGSKQYLFYAEVTEEMRTGKGGGVVEEGEMIDVIEIPKSEVMTFVMDENINRPIGMMFAVLWYFQNKTKS, encoded by the exons ATGAAGACCGATCCcgatcaaataataaaaaaacgaAAGCAAAACTGTTCTAAACGAAACTTAGCTGTAACAGACCAAGCCATGGAAAATATATCAGATGTTACTGTTGAAGAATGTACAAAATCAAGATACATAACACCCATGCGTTTGAAATATAAACAg AATAAAGAAGATAAGTGTTGGGACCTGATATCTGAACATGATGA tGTTGCTGTTCTTCTGCTCAACAAATCTACGGACTCTTTTATATTTGTGAGGCAGTTTAGACCAg ctATTTATTTGAATAACAGCAAAACTGAACAGAAGAATGATGAAGTAATAATTGACACAGATAAATTCCCTGGGTCACTGGGAATTACGTATGAGCTTTGTGCTGGACTGATCGACAAAGATGTCAGTCCAACAGAAATTGCCAAAATGGAAATCCATGAGGAATGTGGCTTTGATGTTCCAATGGAGTCTATCGAACATGTGACCTCATACAG gtCTGGCGTTGGGACCACCGGATCAAAGCAGTATTTATTCTATGCTGAGGTAACAGAGGAAATGCGGACTGGAAAGGGCGGGGGTGTCGTGGAGGAAGGAGAGATGATTGACGTGATTGAAATCCCAAAATCAGAGGTCATGACCTTTGTCATGGACGAGAACATTAACAGACCAATTGGAATGATGTTTGCTGTTTTAtggtattttcaaaataaaacgaAATCGTAA
- the LOC105322760 gene encoding uridine diphosphate glucose pyrophosphatase NUDT14 isoform X1, protein MKTDPDQIIKKRKQNCSKRNLAVTDQAMENISDVTVEECTKSRYITPMRLKYKQNGSGKIWDAMQVHNSVAVLLLNKSTDSFIFVRQFRPAIYLNNSKTEQKNDEVIIDTDKFPGSLGITYELCAGLIDKDVSPTEIAKMEIHEECGFDVPMESIEHVTSYRSGVGTTGSKQYLFYAEVTEEMRTGKGGGVVEEGEMIDVIEIPKSEVMTFVMDENINRPIGMMFAVLWYFQNKTKS, encoded by the exons ATGAAGACCGATCCcgatcaaataataaaaaaacgaAAGCAAAACTGTTCTAAACGAAACTTAGCTGTAACAGACCAAGCCATGGAAAATATATCAGATGTTACTGTTGAAGAATGTACAAAATCAAGATACATAACACCCATGCGTTTGAAATATAAACAg AATGGCTCAGGGAAAATATGGGATGCAATGCAAGTACATAATAG tGTTGCTGTTCTTCTGCTCAACAAATCTACGGACTCTTTTATATTTGTGAGGCAGTTTAGACCAg ctATTTATTTGAATAACAGCAAAACTGAACAGAAGAATGATGAAGTAATAATTGACACAGATAAATTCCCTGGGTCACTGGGAATTACGTATGAGCTTTGTGCTGGACTGATCGACAAAGATGTCAGTCCAACAGAAATTGCCAAAATGGAAATCCATGAGGAATGTGGCTTTGATGTTCCAATGGAGTCTATCGAACATGTGACCTCATACAG gtCTGGCGTTGGGACCACCGGATCAAAGCAGTATTTATTCTATGCTGAGGTAACAGAGGAAATGCGGACTGGAAAGGGCGGGGGTGTCGTGGAGGAAGGAGAGATGATTGACGTGATTGAAATCCCAAAATCAGAGGTCATGACCTTTGTCATGGACGAGAACATTAACAGACCAATTGGAATGATGTTTGCTGTTTTAtggtattttcaaaataaaacgaAATCGTAA
- the LOC105322760 gene encoding uridine diphosphate glucose pyrophosphatase NUDT14 isoform X3: MQVHNSVAVLLLNKSTDSFIFVRQFRPAIYLNNSKTEQKNDEVIIDTDKFPGSLGITYELCAGLIDKDVSPTEIAKMEIHEECGFDVPMESIEHVTSYRSGVGTTGSKQYLFYAEVTEEMRTGKGGGVVEEGEMIDVIEIPKSEVMTFVMDENINRPIGMMFAVLWYFQNKTKS; the protein is encoded by the exons ATGCAAGTACATAATAG tGTTGCTGTTCTTCTGCTCAACAAATCTACGGACTCTTTTATATTTGTGAGGCAGTTTAGACCAg ctATTTATTTGAATAACAGCAAAACTGAACAGAAGAATGATGAAGTAATAATTGACACAGATAAATTCCCTGGGTCACTGGGAATTACGTATGAGCTTTGTGCTGGACTGATCGACAAAGATGTCAGTCCAACAGAAATTGCCAAAATGGAAATCCATGAGGAATGTGGCTTTGATGTTCCAATGGAGTCTATCGAACATGTGACCTCATACAG gtCTGGCGTTGGGACCACCGGATCAAAGCAGTATTTATTCTATGCTGAGGTAACAGAGGAAATGCGGACTGGAAAGGGCGGGGGTGTCGTGGAGGAAGGAGAGATGATTGACGTGATTGAAATCCCAAAATCAGAGGTCATGACCTTTGTCATGGACGAGAACATTAACAGACCAATTGGAATGATGTTTGCTGTTTTAtggtattttcaaaataaaacgaAATCGTAA